A portion of the Deferribacterota bacterium genome contains these proteins:
- the lipB gene encoding lipoyl(octanoyl) transferase LipB, whose product MAFNYHFKDCGIISYDNGLNLQKYYINLVKKGALKGVFLLLEHTPVYTIGKGCKKDPQYFNYLKQLADLYFIDRGGDITFHGPGQLVVYPILDLNYFKRDLHLFIEMLEEAIIRLLKLYNIVAGRKAKYTGVWIGNEKISSIGIACRNWITWHGIAFNVNVDLNYFSYITPCGISEFGVTSLEKEGLKVSVNDLKTQLIPIIEDLFNISYVNT is encoded by the coding sequence ATGGCTTTTAACTATCATTTTAAAGATTGTGGTATTATTTCTTATGATAATGGATTAAATCTACAAAAATATTATATTAATTTAGTTAAAAAAGGGGCATTAAAAGGAGTCTTTCTTTTATTAGAGCATACCCCCGTTTATACCATTGGTAAGGGTTGTAAAAAAGATCCACAATATTTTAACTATTTAAAACAGCTGGCAGATCTATATTTTATAGATAGAGGCGGTGATATTACATTCCACGGGCCTGGTCAGTTGGTTGTATATCCAATACTAGATTTAAATTATTTCAAGAGAGATTTACATCTATTCATCGAGATGTTGGAAGAGGCTATTATTAGATTGCTGAAATTATATAATATAGTAGCTGGTAGAAAGGCAAAGTATACTGGTGTGTGGATAGGCAATGAAAAGATTTCTTCTATAGGTATTGCTTGTAGAAATTGGATTACATGGCATGGCATTGCCTTTAATGTTAATGTAGATTTAAACTATTTTAGCTATATTACCCCTTGTGGTATTAGTGAATTTGGCGTGACTTCTTTAGAAAAAGAAGGTCTTAAAGTCTCAGTCAATGACTTAAAAACTCAATTAATACCAATAATAGAGGATTTATTTAATATAAGTTATGTCAATACCTAG